In Amycolatopsis jiangsuensis, the following proteins share a genomic window:
- a CDS encoding limonene-1,2-epoxide hydrolase family protein: MTEPKAVVTGFLQALEELDVDRALGYAAVDIVYQNVPLPAARGLAAVEKQLRAMAKYGSGFEARTHHIAADGNVVLTERTDVLRRGSWQAEFWVCGTFEVKDGRIVLWRDYFDWTTVLASSAKGAGRVALNGARTLIGKYRSSGELRA; this comes from the coding sequence ATGACCGAACCCAAGGCAGTGGTCACCGGCTTCCTGCAGGCACTCGAAGAGCTCGACGTGGACCGCGCGCTCGGCTACGCGGCGGTCGACATCGTCTACCAGAACGTGCCGCTGCCCGCCGCGCGCGGCCTCGCCGCGGTGGAGAAGCAACTGCGCGCGATGGCCAAGTACGGCTCGGGTTTCGAAGCACGCACCCACCACATCGCCGCGGACGGCAACGTGGTGCTCACCGAACGCACGGACGTGCTGCGCCGCGGTTCGTGGCAGGCGGAGTTCTGGGTGTGCGGCACGTTCGAGGTGAAGGACGGCCGGATCGTGCTGTGGCGCGACTACTTCGACTGGACCACAGTCCTCGCTTCCAGCGCGAAGGGCGCCGGCCGGGTGGCACTCAACGGCGCCCGCACCCTCATCGGCAAGTACCGCTCGTCAGGCGAACTCCGGGCGTGA
- a CDS encoding tRNA adenosine deaminase-associated protein, translated as MAVQEPVTGFAVAVVREDGQWRCSALDSAALTELDAAITELGKLRSTGAAFGLLAVDDEFFVIVRPSPRGPSLLLSDGAAALDYDIAADVLDVLRVDPPDEDDDAVWPEGDLEILADLGLPGGELEVIVGEVDLYPDEQLQMIAQRCGFAAEYSKLLDRL; from the coding sequence ATGGCGGTGCAAGAGCCGGTCACGGGCTTCGCGGTGGCGGTCGTCCGGGAAGACGGTCAGTGGCGGTGCAGTGCGCTCGATTCCGCGGCGCTGACAGAGCTGGACGCGGCGATCACCGAACTGGGGAAACTCCGGTCGACCGGTGCCGCGTTCGGCCTGCTGGCCGTGGACGACGAGTTCTTCGTGATCGTCCGGCCCAGTCCGCGAGGGCCGTCGCTGCTGCTGTCCGACGGCGCCGCGGCACTGGACTACGACATCGCCGCGGACGTGCTCGACGTGCTGCGCGTCGATCCGCCGGACGAGGACGACGACGCCGTCTGGCCCGAAGGTGACCTGGAGATCCTGGCCGACCTGGGCCTGCCGGGCGGCGAACTGGAGGTCATCGTCGGTGAGGTGGACCTCTACCCGGACGAACAGCTCCAGATGATCGCGCAGAGATGTGGATTCGCCGCGGAGTACTCGAAGCTGCTGGACCGGCTCTGA
- a CDS encoding TauD/TfdA dioxygenase family protein — protein MSIDLPARPRLATTPSDGILEGPRVLRRLPEGVEERPYELFTLRPLGRVIGAEIAGVDLGESLTPRLRAELNRALLEWKVLFFRDQRITPEQQREFARNWGELETNPFIPQGDSAEVVRFSRSAAMPGYENIWHVDVTWRPEPALGSVLRLVEVPPIGGDTMWADMAAAYDNLPDDVRERIDDATAVHDFVPGFARFTDPDLLTRWQDRFPPVEHPVVRTHPETGRRTLFVNQAFTTHLVGFEPAESDRLLRYLFLQAHTPEFQVRFRWARDSVAFWDNRATQHYAVNDYHPHARVAERVAIVGDRPY, from the coding sequence GTGTCGATCGACCTTCCGGCCCGGCCACGCCTGGCGACCACCCCCTCCGACGGCATCCTCGAAGGCCCGCGCGTCTTGCGGCGGCTGCCCGAAGGGGTCGAGGAACGGCCGTACGAGCTGTTCACCCTCCGTCCCCTCGGCCGCGTGATCGGGGCCGAAATCGCCGGGGTCGACCTCGGAGAGTCACTGACCCCTCGGTTACGCGCGGAGCTGAACCGCGCGCTGCTGGAGTGGAAGGTGCTGTTCTTCCGCGACCAGCGGATCACGCCCGAGCAGCAGCGCGAGTTCGCCCGCAACTGGGGTGAGCTGGAGACGAACCCGTTCATCCCGCAGGGCGATTCGGCCGAGGTCGTGCGGTTCTCCCGCAGCGCGGCGATGCCCGGCTACGAGAACATCTGGCACGTCGACGTGACCTGGCGGCCCGAACCCGCGCTGGGCTCGGTGCTGCGCCTGGTCGAGGTCCCGCCGATCGGCGGCGACACGATGTGGGCGGACATGGCCGCGGCCTACGACAACCTGCCCGACGACGTCCGCGAGCGCATCGACGACGCGACCGCCGTGCACGACTTCGTCCCCGGATTCGCCCGGTTCACCGATCCGGACCTGCTCACCCGCTGGCAGGACCGGTTCCCGCCGGTCGAGCATCCGGTGGTGCGCACGCATCCGGAGACCGGCCGTCGCACGCTTTTCGTCAACCAGGCCTTCACCACGCATCTCGTCGGGTTCGAGCCGGCGGAGAGCGACCGGCTGCTGCGGTATCTGTTCCTGCAAGCGCACACGCCGGAGTTCCAGGTGCGCTTCCGCTGGGCGCGGGACTCCGTGGCGTTCTGGGACAACCGCGCCACCCAGCACTACGCGGTGAACGACTACCACCCGCACGCCCGGGTCGCCGAGCGCGTGGCGATCGTCGGCGACCGGCCGTACTGA
- the lysA gene encoding diaminopimelate decarboxylase: MTLSELLPSLGCEAADRLEPGLWPRRTHLGAGGELLFAGAPVSHLAARFGTPTYLIDEAQVREAARAYGRALPEAEVAFAGKALCTRGVLRWIAEEGLSLDTCSAGEIAVARAAGFPAERILLHGNAKTPEDLKAALEYGVGRIVLDSLDEVEQLGSLAHGVQDVLVRVTPGVRGDTHEAVTTGTEGQKFGFSLRSDVRDNVDRAVTAVLAQPSLRLTGLHCHIGSQVSRVDRYEEAARRMIEVLVRVRENHGVALRELDLGGGHAVPYVARDDSFDLTGYARRLRVALAYECSSQDFPMPRLVIEPGRAIVGAAGITVYRVCAVKRGSRTFVAVDGGMSDNPRPSLYGARYTARLIGRHTKAARTPMTVVGRHCEAGDVLAADVYLPDDVHVGDLIAVPCTGAYHHSLASNYNLVSRPPLVSVHDGHATLLVPRETEEDLLRRC, from the coding sequence GTGACGCTCAGCGAGCTGCTCCCCAGTCTCGGCTGCGAAGCCGCCGACCGCCTCGAGCCGGGGCTCTGGCCCCGGCGCACTCACCTCGGCGCGGGAGGTGAGCTGCTGTTTGCGGGTGCCCCGGTCAGTCACCTGGCCGCGCGCTTCGGCACGCCCACGTACCTCATCGACGAAGCGCAGGTTCGCGAAGCGGCTCGTGCGTACGGTCGAGCTCTGCCGGAAGCCGAGGTCGCCTTCGCGGGTAAAGCGCTCTGCACGCGCGGCGTACTGCGCTGGATCGCCGAAGAAGGGCTGTCCCTCGACACGTGCTCCGCGGGCGAGATCGCCGTCGCGCGGGCAGCCGGTTTTCCCGCGGAACGCATTCTGCTGCACGGCAACGCGAAGACGCCCGAAGACCTCAAGGCGGCGCTGGAGTACGGCGTAGGGCGGATCGTGCTCGACTCGCTTGACGAAGTCGAGCAGCTCGGTTCCCTCGCCCACGGTGTGCAAGACGTACTCGTCCGTGTCACGCCAGGTGTCCGCGGAGATACGCACGAAGCGGTCACCACCGGCACTGAAGGGCAGAAATTCGGCTTCTCGTTGCGAAGCGACGTACGTGACAACGTGGACCGCGCGGTCACCGCGGTACTCGCCCAGCCGAGCCTTCGGCTCACCGGGTTGCACTGCCACATCGGCTCGCAGGTGTCGCGCGTGGACCGCTACGAAGAAGCCGCACGACGGATGATCGAGGTGCTCGTACGCGTCCGAGAGAACCACGGTGTCGCCCTGCGGGAGCTTGACCTCGGAGGTGGTCACGCGGTTCCGTACGTGGCCCGTGACGATTCCTTCGACCTCACCGGATACGCGCGACGACTTCGCGTCGCGCTCGCCTACGAATGCTCGTCGCAGGACTTTCCGATGCCACGCCTGGTGATCGAACCGGGCCGTGCGATCGTCGGCGCCGCCGGCATCACTGTGTACCGCGTATGCGCCGTGAAACGCGGCTCGCGCACCTTCGTCGCCGTTGACGGCGGCATGAGCGACAACCCACGTCCTTCGCTCTACGGCGCCCGCTACACGGCACGGCTGATCGGACGGCACACCAAAGCCGCGCGTACGCCGATGACTGTCGTCGGCCGGCACTGCGAAGCAGGCGATGTACTGGCTGCCGACGTCTACCTACCCGACGACGTCCACGTCGGCGACCTGATCGCCGTACCGTGCACCGGCGCATACCATCACTCGCTGGCGTCGAACTACAACCTCGTGAGCCGTCCGCCCCTCGTCAGCGTCCACGACGGCCACGCGACGTTGCTCGTCCCCCGCGAAACCGAGGAAGATCTGCTTCGCCGCTGTTAG
- a CDS encoding SAM-dependent methyltransferase, whose protein sequence is MDGARLPPVGRTAVGVAALRALESGRPDRLFDDPYAGAFFHAGRALFEGRQRRDGSLGAVFAQQVAIRTRYYDEFVADAGQVVILAAGLDARAFRLPWADGARLYELDLPEVLEFKDFVLNEQGARARCARTVVPVDLRADWANALLEAGFDRTRPTVWLAEGLLVYLSRDEAERLLIDVTALSAPGSRVSFEHRPEGAADGLLRRARAVGSEVTDLWQGGLGPQAPEWLNDHGWTPETVAVADLAARYGREPEDRTRGGFVTATRRG, encoded by the coding sequence GTGGATGGGGCACGGCTTCCGCCGGTCGGGCGGACTGCGGTCGGGGTCGCGGCGCTCAGGGCGCTGGAGAGTGGACGGCCGGACCGGCTCTTCGACGATCCTTACGCGGGCGCGTTCTTCCACGCCGGACGCGCGCTGTTCGAGGGCAGGCAGCGGCGCGACGGCAGCCTCGGCGCGGTGTTCGCGCAGCAGGTCGCGATCCGCACGCGGTACTACGACGAGTTCGTCGCGGACGCCGGGCAGGTGGTGATCCTCGCCGCCGGACTGGACGCGCGGGCGTTCCGGCTCCCCTGGGCGGACGGGGCCCGGCTGTACGAGCTGGATCTGCCGGAAGTACTGGAGTTCAAGGACTTCGTGCTGAACGAACAGGGCGCGCGGGCGAGGTGCGCACGGACCGTCGTGCCGGTCGACCTGCGTGCGGACTGGGCGAATGCGTTGCTGGAAGCAGGTTTCGACCGGACCCGGCCCACGGTGTGGCTCGCCGAGGGACTGCTGGTGTACCTCAGCCGCGACGAGGCCGAGCGGCTGCTGATCGACGTCACCGCGCTGTCCGCACCCGGCAGCCGGGTCTCGTTCGAACACCGCCCGGAAGGCGCAGCCGACGGCTTGTTGCGGCGCGCCCGCGCGGTGGGCAGCGAGGTCACCGACCTGTGGCAGGGCGGCCTCGGGCCGCAGGCCCCGGAGTGGCTGAACGACCACGGCTGGACCCCCGAGACGGTCGCGGTGGCCGACCTCGCGGCCCGCTACGGCCGGGAACCGGAGGACCGCACCCGCGGCGGCTTCGTGACGGCAACCCGTCGGGGCTGA
- a CDS encoding M20 metallopeptidase family protein: MTGPTDLPTIPGNRHAGLLDAARALQDRTVELRRAIHRRPELGLQLPHTQEAIRAALADLPIELTEGRATSSLTGVLRGARPGPAVLLRADMDALPLEEDTGLEFASEVEGAMHACGHDTHVAMLASAARLLASRVEDLAGSVVFMFQPGEEGHHGARHMIHEGVLDAAGRRVTRAFGLHTMATTKSGVLQVRGGPLMASADTFRVEVIGRGGHGSAPHEAVDPVPAAAAMVGALQTMVTRRINVFDPAVVSVTRIEAGTTTNIIPETAVLEGTIRALSEHTRAQVRDELPKVCEAIATAHDCRALAEVDPGYPPTVNDPAVAAGVLSLAADVLGEADTEEISVPNMAAEDFSYVLQRVPGAFAFLGGCPPDHSPDEAPANHSNRVVFDEAALASGVAMYAGFALENLRG, encoded by the coding sequence ATGACCGGACCGACCGACCTGCCCACGATTCCCGGTAACCGGCACGCCGGGTTACTCGACGCCGCGCGTGCGCTCCAGGATCGCACTGTCGAACTCCGCCGAGCGATCCACCGCCGTCCGGAGCTCGGACTCCAGCTGCCGCACACCCAGGAGGCCATCCGGGCGGCCTTGGCCGACCTGCCGATCGAGCTCACCGAGGGCCGCGCGACGTCGTCGCTGACCGGCGTGCTGCGCGGCGCCCGTCCCGGGCCCGCGGTGCTGCTGCGCGCGGACATGGACGCGCTGCCGCTGGAGGAGGACACCGGGCTCGAGTTCGCGTCCGAAGTCGAAGGGGCGATGCACGCCTGCGGCCACGACACGCACGTCGCCATGCTCGCCTCCGCCGCCCGGCTGCTGGCCTCCCGGGTCGAGGACCTCGCGGGCTCGGTGGTGTTCATGTTCCAGCCCGGCGAGGAGGGCCACCACGGCGCCCGGCACATGATCCACGAGGGCGTTCTCGACGCGGCCGGTAGGCGCGTGACGCGGGCGTTCGGCCTGCACACGATGGCCACCACGAAGAGCGGGGTGCTGCAGGTGCGCGGCGGGCCGCTGATGGCGTCCGCCGACACCTTCCGGGTCGAGGTGATCGGCCGCGGCGGCCACGGTTCCGCGCCGCACGAGGCGGTGGACCCGGTGCCCGCCGCGGCGGCGATGGTGGGCGCGCTGCAGACCATGGTGACCCGCCGGATCAACGTCTTCGATCCCGCCGTGGTGTCGGTGACCCGCATCGAGGCGGGCACGACCACGAACATCATCCCCGAGACCGCCGTGCTCGAAGGCACGATCCGCGCGCTGTCGGAACACACTCGCGCCCAGGTTCGCGACGAGCTGCCGAAGGTCTGCGAAGCCATCGCCACCGCGCACGACTGCCGCGCGCTGGCCGAGGTCGACCCCGGCTATCCGCCGACGGTCAACGACCCGGCCGTCGCCGCCGGCGTGCTGTCCCTCGCCGCCGACGTCCTGGGCGAGGCGGACACCGAGGAGATCTCCGTCCCGAACATGGCCGCGGAGGACTTTTCGTACGTGCTCCAACGAGTTCCGGGCGCTTTCGCCTTCCTCGGAGGCTGCCCGCCGGACCATTCCCCCGACGAGGCGCCGGCCAACCACTCGAACCGCGTCGTGTTCGACGAGGCGGCCCTGGCCTCCGGGGTGGCGATGTATGCCGGCTTCGCCTTGGAGAACCTGCGTGGGTGA
- a CDS encoding IS256 family transposase — MAAPHSVDPAQLVEELASAGVSPDLLQTMIATMANALMSSQADQQCGAGYGERSSERTNQRNGYRAREWDTRAGTIELAVPKLRQGSYFPDWLLTHRRRAEQALVTVVATAYLLGVSTRRVEKLAEQLGVKSLSRSQVSEMATHLDGQVAAFRERPLDQGPYTFVWVDALTVKVREDGRVVNVHALLATGVNADGHREILGLDVASSEDGAGWLAFLRGLVARGLSGVQLVISDAHPGLVAAIASALPGAAWQRCRTHYLRNLLSRVPKSAQPHVATQVRTIFDQPDADAVTAQYGRVVDTLTARWPDAAEHLDNARDELLAFTAYPREVWRQIWSNNPQERLNKEIRRRTDVVGIFPGRDSLIRLVGAVLAEQSDEWTENRRYMGLDLLARSRIRIVTTEAAPTGSEALMTTEAITA, encoded by the coding sequence ATGGCCGCACCACACAGTGTGGACCCTGCCCAGCTTGTCGAGGAGCTCGCCTCGGCGGGTGTGTCGCCGGATCTGTTGCAGACGATGATCGCGACGATGGCGAACGCGTTGATGTCGTCGCAGGCCGATCAGCAGTGCGGGGCCGGCTATGGCGAGCGCAGCAGCGAGCGGACGAACCAGCGCAACGGCTACCGGGCCCGGGAGTGGGACACCCGAGCGGGCACGATCGAGTTGGCGGTGCCGAAGCTGCGCCAGGGCTCCTATTTCCCGGACTGGCTGCTGACCCACCGCCGCCGCGCCGAGCAGGCCCTGGTCACCGTCGTGGCCACGGCCTACCTACTCGGTGTCTCCACCCGGCGGGTGGAGAAGCTGGCCGAACAACTCGGGGTGAAGTCGCTGTCGCGTTCGCAGGTCAGCGAGATGGCCACGCACCTCGACGGGCAGGTCGCCGCGTTCCGCGAGCGCCCGCTCGACCAGGGCCCGTACACGTTCGTGTGGGTCGACGCGCTCACGGTGAAGGTCCGCGAAGACGGCCGGGTGGTCAACGTGCACGCGCTGCTCGCGACCGGGGTGAACGCCGACGGGCACCGCGAGATCCTCGGCCTGGATGTGGCCTCCAGCGAGGACGGAGCGGGCTGGTTGGCGTTCCTGCGCGGTCTGGTCGCCCGCGGCCTGTCCGGGGTCCAGCTCGTCATCTCCGACGCCCATCCCGGCTTGGTGGCGGCGATCGCCTCGGCGTTGCCGGGTGCGGCGTGGCAGCGGTGTCGCACCCACTACCTGCGTAACCTGCTCTCCCGTGTTCCGAAGTCGGCGCAGCCGCATGTCGCTACGCAGGTGCGCACGATCTTCGACCAGCCCGACGCCGACGCCGTCACAGCCCAGTACGGACGCGTGGTCGACACTCTCACCGCGCGCTGGCCCGACGCAGCCGAGCACCTCGACAACGCCCGCGATGAGCTGCTGGCGTTCACCGCATATCCGCGCGAGGTCTGGCGCCAGATCTGGTCGAACAACCCTCAAGAGCGACTGAACAAGGAGATCCGCCGTCGCACCGACGTGGTCGGGATCTTCCCCGGCCGCGACTCCCTGATCCGCCTCGTCGGCGCCGTCCTGGCCGAACAGAGTGATGAGTGGACCGAGAACCGCCGCTACATGGGCCTCGATCTACTGGCCCGCTCACGCATCCGCATCGTCACCACCGAAGCCGCACCGACCGGCAGCGAGGCACTCATGACAACCGAGGCAATAACCGCCTAG